From a region of the Pectobacterium aquaticum genome:
- the fre gene encoding NAD(P)H-flavin reductase, whose product MTTLSCKVTSVEAITDTVYRVRLLPEAPFSFRAGQYLMVVMGDRDKRPFSLASTPMDKNFIELHIGASELNLYAMAVMERIHREKALTVDIPHGEAWLREESTRPLVLIAGGTGFSYVRSILLTALAQQPERDIAIYWGGRESQHLYDLTELEGFAAKHPTLRVVPVVEQPEAGWDGRTGTVLSAVLQDYGSLAEQDIYIAGRFEMAKIARERFCNERGALTAHMFSDAFSFI is encoded by the coding sequence ATGACAACATTGAGCTGTAAAGTGACTTCGGTCGAAGCCATAACCGATACGGTTTATCGCGTTCGTTTGTTACCTGAAGCGCCGTTTTCCTTTCGGGCTGGCCAGTATTTGATGGTAGTGATGGGCGATCGAGATAAACGTCCTTTTTCACTGGCATCGACCCCGATGGATAAAAACTTTATTGAGTTGCACATTGGGGCGTCCGAACTGAATCTTTACGCAATGGCTGTGATGGAACGGATTCACAGGGAAAAAGCGCTGACGGTCGATATCCCACATGGCGAAGCCTGGCTGCGGGAAGAGAGTACGCGCCCGCTGGTGTTGATTGCGGGGGGAACCGGATTTTCGTATGTGCGTTCTATTCTGCTGACCGCGCTGGCGCAGCAACCCGAGCGTGATATCGCCATTTACTGGGGCGGACGTGAATCCCAGCATCTGTATGACTTAACCGAGCTTGAAGGCTTTGCGGCCAAGCACCCTACTCTGCGCGTAGTGCCGGTGGTCGAGCAGCCGGAAGCAGGATGGGATGGTAGAACGGGGACTGTTCTGAGTGCGGTATTACAGGATTACGGCTCACTGGCAGAGCAGGATATCTATATTGCCGGTCGCTTTGAAATGGCGAAAATTGCACGCGAGCGTTTTTGTAATGAGCGCGGCGCGCTGACCGCGCATATGTTCAGCGATGCGTTTTCGTTTATTTAA